Within Sphaerodactylus townsendi isolate TG3544 linkage group LG05, MPM_Stown_v2.3, whole genome shotgun sequence, the genomic segment GGGGGTTTGTCTTAAGCGTCAGCTTCAATGAAACCTTGGGCCTGGTGCCCCTCCACAACACAGCCTATGAGAAAATTGTTCACAGCTAGGAAGTCTAGTCAAATTCATCTTTGCCCACCTCTCCTGCCACTGGGTAAATACCCAGGCTTTATTCCCAGATTTGCTGCCAGTAATGCTaagcagcagcccaggtcagGGTTGTAAGACAGGAAAGGCATTAGAAGATTATCAGCAGTACGGGTTAAGTCACACATTGCAAAGTTTACATGGCGGACATGGGTGACTCCATAGGGACTTTTGGTCAAATGCGTAAGGTGAGTTTCACGCTGGGcaatccagggcagggcaggacctGAATACACCTAGGAATTAAATTCCCAGGGTGTAACTCACAGAACACTTCTGTTGACAGCCAACACGTTTGTCGTGTAGACTGCGAAACTGTGCGAAGTGGCCCTTCGGCAACTGTGTACTCTATTCAAAAATAACTTtgtggaggaaaagaaaacaattcagGGGAAGTGAAGTTCACAGCTGAGGCATAGTTAGAGAGCGTGGGGGGATTTAAACCATGGGGCCATGTTCCTCCAGGAGCGTAACATCCATTGGGCAGtttgggcagttgcccagggcatcagaattttgagtcacatgggggcatgtGAGCGATCtggttttttttcacattttggcctgcagggggtgcatttttgatgtatcagcaccaaaattgcagggtatcatcaggcGACTGTTCTGATGaaaacccccaagtttggtgcagtttggtttaggtgggcaaaaattatggaccctcaaagggggtgccccatcctccattctttccaataagagctaaggagatgggagctgccactttgagggtacataactttggtccccctgaaccaaactgccccaAACTGGGGGGTAGCATCAAGACCacctctggatgataccctgaaattttggtgccaatatgtttaaaaatgaacCCCCTCCAGGCACCAAttacctgatgcaaaaaaaaaattggtcatggtggggtggccacctatgggggggggcatccaactcatgttttgcccagggctccagtttgccttgttacacctcTGTGTTCCTCAGCTATGTCCCTGGCTCACAGATGCAGCAATTATTTTCTGTGGACCACACAACCGCTTACAAAAACGCCACAATCACAGCACAGACAGCAAGACAGCCGAGCATTCTGATAAGCAAACAGGGGGCAGACATGGCGTTGGCCCCACTGCAAGCCTGCACTGCACGCGTCTTTGTGGCCTTGACAATCCTCTCTTTCTGGGTTAGGATAGCATCTCTGGCTCCTTCCCACTTCCCGGGACCATTCAGGCGGAACTGCACTGGAGAGCAGGGCCCGAAGAACACTTTCCAGGCCAGCTTCGGGTCGGTCAGAAACAGGTTCAGCAGGTGGGGCCTCACTCCCGACAGGGAAGCCAGTTCGTCCATGTGATCGACGTATTGCACCTGGAGGGAGACGTGCTGGCTGGAGGCGTACCTGAGAACACCGGAGGGGAGTTGCATGGTATTACTTGGTCCCTGCGGTCTGGCAATAGTTCAGAACAACAGGGTAGCTTGGGCTTCCTACCGTCCCCAAGTTCGGATTTCCAGCTGGATAGTGGCAGATGAGGCCAAGGGCCAGCAGTCTGACTTTGGCACTGGTCAGCTAGATGGCCAACTGAGGGCGCCAGCAAGTCCCCCATACAATTAGTTCTTTGGAGGCTGTGCAAAAATTGTCCCTGTTATTCAAATGGGCATTTGTATGAAcgtggctctttccacacaggcaaTTTGAAactttttggggcaggaaataaaacgtttcctccatggagttccacatagattttaccccaaaacgttttatttccagcctgaaaactttttaaatgtatcCTGAAGAATAGTGATTCTTCTGCTGAAACActatcaaaacttttttttttttgctatcaaaacatttgacttgctgtgtgatctctgtTAAGATGTTTCCCGTGCCTCTCTGGAGTCCCTGGACTTGCTCCTTGGCGCCAGTTTCAGAGATCACTCCAATCAGCCTCacatgtttattttcatcagttcgggggggggggggattgggggaggTGACATCTATGAAGAATCTCTTACATGAACTACGGTGGATTGTATCACAAAGTGATACAATTCCATTAATTCCATGAAGAATTGAACAAAATGGAAAAATCACAAAAGGGCAGTCAGGAAGTGTTTTGCGGGGATGATtgtgaacaaatggggggggttgaaaacaCGTTGCAAACATCTTGGGGCCCTTGTGCAGGAAGGGTCTATGTCTAGTTTAGATGGGCATTTGTGTGAATGTATCTCTCATGGTCTGGTTTTAGGATCCAGATCTTTACCTACATAATATCAGTGAGATTCTTATATCCAGTGAgaattaaaatgagattttaacCAGCCTCGAGTATTTGGGGGAAGGAGATTTTTTACAATATGCCACAAATAATCACTGAGTTCTGAGGCACAATTGCTGGTAGAGATACAAGAGCTTCCTCCCTGCTTGTTTTTTCCCCAGGATTGTGTGAAAGAACCATGTCAGAGGTACCATAGACAGGTCCCATCCCAGAGGATTAGCACCCTCACTTCTGCCTGGGTGTTGTTCAAGTCAGAAACAACCACGGATCTGGCTCTATCAATGTGGTCCCTTTATAGGTGTGCTCCTGCTGGATGGACACAGTCCATGGGGAAGCAGTGACCACAGCAGATGTGGGTACGGCATGAATCAAACAGCATTGCTTCTGAAACACGGTTTCTGATAAAGCAACCTGGCCCACTTTGTCAAGTGATACAACTGAATATTCTGTTAGAAGATCCACTGCTTATTAAGCACCTTGGTCTGCTGTGTCAAAGGGTAAGTTGAGATGCTTACAAGAAGTCCCTGCATCTCTCAAGATGCATTCAGAGTCCAAACAAGGCATGAACCACACAGAGCCTACCTGActactttggaagaagaagaagaagaagaagaagaagaagaagaagaagaagaagaagaagaagaagaagaagaagaagaagaagaagaagaagaagaagaagaagaagaagaagaagatgatgatgatgaagaagatgaagaacaagaacaagaagaacaagaagaacaagaagaacaagaacaagaagaacaaaaacaagaacaacaacaacaacaacaacaagaataagaacaagaacaagaagaacaagaacaagaaggaggaggaggaggaatagtttggatttatacctcacctttctctcctgtaaggagattcaaggtggcttacaagctcctttcccttcctctccccacaacagacaccttgtgaggttggtagggatgagagagttccaaagaactgtgactagtccaaggtcaatcagcaggaatgttggagtgtggaaacacatctggttcaccagataagcccctgccactcgtggaagagtgggggatcaaacccagttcttcagattagaatccacctgctcttaaacactacagcacactggctcaaATAGAGACCTGGTGCACACCCTGTTTTAGTGAGAGTGTATGTAAAGCAGGTTTCTCACCATGTCTCGTTTTTCTTGATCTTCTGACCAATGTCACCCATCATCACATCAACTGAAGGCAACTTGATTAGCcctgaaaaacaacaaaaaggtagTGCTTGGGGACTGAGCAGCCTGAGATATACAAAGCAGTCTCAAAACATTACAGCCCATTAAGTGATTTGGAACAGCGCACCAGACGTTTCCATCAAAGCTGTCAAAATGCCCCAGACCGGTCCTCCAGAAAGTTGCCTTAGCTGAGATGTGAACTCTTTCATTTAGGCAACTTTACACACAATTTTTTAATGTGAAAATGTTTGTGCTTTATACgtttcagaggccctttctgcatgggccgtttacagctccctagggatggcaagaacgccgtccctagggagctgttcacatggggggcgcagctgcttcgcagccgcgccaccctcgctcccccccagcggcgcgaagccaccatttccccacctcgctccccaagagaggtttttggaaaatggcggctggaaggcgccatccccccctttcccaatcgatttaccttccctgcgaccttccggggtgtcgccgaggcctggggacatgccccccttgccctgcgactccagagcggtcgcgcagggcagggagggcgtgtcccctggcctctgcgatgtgctggaaggtcgcagggaaggtaagtcgattgggaaagggggggatggcgccttccagccgccattttccaaaaacctctctcgggcgaacggtcccaggggggttgggtcggcgtcatgtacgctgacccaacccccagcgtggccgtgcagaagcggccagaGTTTGGGCAGCCCAGTTACAGGGGTCCTTGAAAATGGAGTTGCCAATTGCTTTGAAACTAGCACCTTCTGCAGGCAAACCCACTTCTCTCCACACCTTCCTGAAACAGCACTTTATGCATGAACACATTTATCTGCCTTGTACGGAGCAGAGCATTCAACATATCTAGGATTGGCCTCATCTACTGGGACTGGCAGCTGCCGGCATAGATTCAGAGAAGGCTGCCTTCTCCAGCTCAGCTGTCTGATCTTTTTAAATTGGAAATGGCCAGGGCTGAACCCAGACTCTGAGGAAGGAGAACAATacttgaaaaagaaaatagtttggatttatacccagcctttctcttctgtacagagattcaaggcagcttacaagctcctttcccttcctctccccacaacagacaccttgtgaggtaggtggggctgagagagttccgaaggagtgtgactggcccaaggtcacccagcaggaatgtaggagtgcgaaaacacatcttgtttagcagataagagtctgctgcttgtgtggaggagtggggaatcatacccggctctccaaattagaattcACCTACCCTTACTGACTATAACAGAAGTTCAGAGGAAGTGTTTCCTACACGAAACGAGTATGCATCAGATAGCTCATCAGTGTACGTTGTTGTTTACCTTTGGGCTCCAACTGATAACAAGTTGGGATAAGCTGTACATGTGGGAAAGGCCTATGAATGGAATGAGAGCCAGGTTGGGGAACCTGACCTGTTAAAAattgtcacatctagtttgagcCTCTGAGTAGATTTGTATGAGTCCCTACATTCAACTAAATGTTTCCCTTTTTCTCTGTGAGCAAAAGTAACTTCCAGCTCTAGCACAGAATCCTGCAAGTGCCTTGATGTGTCACTATATATGCATATTATTGGGAGGgacatacctgccagagggacatggggtatcacatgtccccaggcgcatgccatctaatcacgtgAGGGGTGTGCCAGGCCCAGGTCACGCTTACTGgctccgggcagtagacctgggtgctggctctgggtggtagaTCTGGACACCTTGCCGGCTCCGGGTGGTAGACTTGGGCACCGGCACCGGCTCTGGGTAGTAGACCTGCCCCCCCTcggaaaattcagatttaatACTTACCATTTTCCCTTGGTAAGTATTAAAAAGTATTGGTATTAAAGACTTTTGCCCTCCCTTTTCACATAGCTCAGTGCAGTTCCCAGTTACTACTTATCACTGAAACTCTGGCATCCATATTGAGCTGGAAGTCCCCTTCATACACACAACAGAATTTCCCTTTCGTCCATTGGTGTCCCCGTGCTAATCCTGAGCCACACTTCCCAGAGTCTTCCTTTGACCTGCAAATATCTCACTTGGTGGCAGTCAGAAAATGCTGCTTAAGAACAGGCCCACTGCATCAAAGCCTGCCTGAAACTGTTCTAGAATTTTCTCTGGCACTCTCTTACCCTTGAAGACTCTTGTGGCCCAGCGGGCCTGGAGCTCAGCTATTGGCATAATGGCTCCCAATGGTTGGAGAAGGCCGATGATGGCCAGCGTGGGTCTTTCCAGATGTGGTGGGAAGACAAACTTGTACAGTGGAACCCGGTTATTCTTGACGCTAATGATGCTCTCGTCTATGAAGGGGAAGGCAAAGTTGTATCCCGTAGCAAAGATCACGACGTCGACGTTTTCTTCCCAGCTGCCGTCTTCAAAAACCACCCCTCGCTCAGTGAACTCCCTGACATTCGGCTTCATCAGCACCCTGCCAGCAATTATAGCATTGGGGAGGTCATCTGCCGCAATTGGATACCTGCTGAGGAACCTGAAAGGTGATAGGAAACAAAAGATTTCTGATGTTTTGTATGCACCAGAACTGAAATCCGCATAACCCAAACTGAAGGCTTGCAATGGCAGAGGTCTTGGGGAAAGCAAAAGTCGCTATATTTGTGGCACTCTTACCTCCTGCACCAGGAGAACACTCAGTGCCTGATTCTTCCGGTCACTGTTGTGTGTGAAGTAGGGTAATGtcagtggtgttcctgcctagggacagggggtaccctatgtccccgggcgccccccatttggtcacgtgggggcgcgccaacatttcagggtcgttcgtgtgttttaaaaatttttaagtgttttttcaagttctggcctgcagggggctcattgttaaggctagcggcaccaaaatttcagggtaccatccagagactgtcctgatgataccatccaaatttggtgatgtttggttcaggggcagcaaagttatggactcccaaagggggtgccccatccccatttctgagtgtgtaggcaggctgcacatttttgatgatagaggcaccagactttcagggtggctccaggagggcctcctggtaatagcatccaggtttggagacctttgcttctgggggttcaattttatgggcccccaaaaggcttattttgtttccccactcctgcacgtaaaaacctgtgggctgagttctctcagaactctctcacctcccccccccaccccactccagaagcaaagctcaccaagcttggatgctattactcaaggcctcttggagccaccttggaagtctggcgcctctatcttcaaaaatgtgcagcctgcctcagaaattcctcattagctacaatggagcaaagtcactgcaaaacaaagaatcttgggcaaatttcttggggtgcctggaaggggtgtatttttaaagctagtgacaccaaattttgtCATCCTGCAGGAAAAGTCGTATTTTCAGATCACTTGAaaaaaggcaacagcaaactcaTGGCAGCCATTAATTCATTGTCACATTTAATTTGGTCCCGTGATCAGAGACTGAACCAAAAAACCTAGAGCTCCATTTCTTTTGACTCGACAAGTGTTTCACTTGATGGTAGTTCCTAAACTCTCTGGCCATTTTCAGATGATCAGCATGTTTGCTGGCCCATAGTCACACCTTTTGTaaccaaatattatttcacaGATTATAGTTCAGAAGGAAATCCATCACTAATTATAAGAAGCAGTCAATTTGGTCCAATGTAGGCGATAGACTGAATCAAGTAGCTGAAGAAATAGTCAGGTAGGATGTGAAGTACATCCGCAGGATCCAGAAGGCGTATTCAAGAATTCTGATAACTTGCTGAGAATGTATGGAAGCATTGggtgatatattttaaaatacagaaagccaaCTTCAGAGGGTGGGACATCAGCCAGAACAAATTGTTTGTCTGTGCTTGAAGACCTTTGTGTGTACAAAAATTTATTTTACCTCCCCAACAGCACAGAGGGAAATACTGGATACAGAATTTGGTTTTCTGGAGacacattcaattaaaaaaaaataagacaagtTTCTATTCCTTATGGATGTAAATACAAGCTTGTATGGGCAAAGTGTAGTGAAGTCTTAGAACCCAGAGTTGTTGCTGGATAAAAATTTTAGCAGCCAGGGGtgaaggctcattccacacatgcagaataatgcactttcaaactgctttcagtgctctttgaagctgtgcggaatagcaaaatccactagcaaacaattgtgaaagtggtttgaaaatgcattattctgcatgtgcggaaggggtcgaaGTTTCAACTGTagtaaaaatgatttaaatggCAAAAAATGCAGAATACTTTATGCAAAATGAGAAAGAATGTGCATCTTTGTACAGTTTACACAGGCAGAATTCAGCCTCTCTAGAATTTGGATTTCTTTGGCACAGAATTCTGCGTATTAATACATGAGCTAGAACATTTCTTTACAACCATGGAGGTTAAGGAATTGTCATGTTTATTTGAATTTCtctcattttgctttttaaagtgtctgtttTGAAGTTCACTTGCCCATTCCTTCCCCTACCCAAAACTTTGAATATTAAGAAATTCTCGCCTTACCTGTGCTGGGGTTTTATACCATAATTCTCATGGTTAAATCTTGTGTTCAGCTTTCTCTCACCCCACAGGTTCACCAGAGCAATGGGCAGAATTTGGCGAAGGAGAGTTTTGAATCGCGTAAAATGCACCACATCCAGGGGGTACCCATCATCAGAGACACGGTTTACCACCCAAGTGCCAGTCCTGGTGCTCAGAAAGATCTGCCAGGAGGAGAAAGGAGCAGGTTAAGGGGGAAATTTGCCAAGAATTGCTGCTGTGAGCCAAGTGTGGTCACTCTAATTTTTGAAATACAATCAGTGGAGATCTCCCTTCTACTTTGAACATCTTCCCCCTTTGTTTCAAATTTGTGCATGTTTCAGTGGGCTGAGATCGGATACCACAGACAGAACTTCCATATCACCTTAAATTTCAAAAGTTGAATCAATTCACAAAAGGttgctctgagagccagcatggtgtagtgcttaagttgtcagactaggacaggggtctggtAATCAGGGCTCTTGAGCCGCGATGCGGCTCTTTCATAGCCTTTTATACCTGAGGGAGTTCTCCACATGGCCTGAGGTTGAGGGTGGGGCAtaaggcatgtccctccagccctccagagcagcgctggaaggaaaggtgagtcgaggggccgaaccggaggcagctccgtgcgtgagagcgccgcttttcgcatcccctccattcacctctccttccagcgctgctctggagggctgtaggaaCATGCCCATGCTCCCCTCTGACCccaggaggttggagggtagcgtggccgTATCCCTCCAGagtggctgccatcccccctctggcTATCTCTGCAGTTGTTATCGCCCTTTCTGCTCCCACGGAGCAGTCTCCTGCTCCGccccatcgggcagagggggggtTTCCCTGCTCATGGCGCTGCTGTCTCCCCACAGTGAGTTAGCgcggtggcactgggcaggccgcaggATGCCATCCCCCCCCTGTGCTCCTGCCAGCAGTGCATGCGATTGCTCACTCCATTATTGGGGCAGAGGGGGTATCCCCTGCCTTAGGTGCCTCCTCGCTTCCCAGTgctgggaaggaaaggtgaggggTGATGGGGCTCTAAccgaggcggctccatgcggagccatcTCTCCGGCTCGGtcgatctttggggccgtggaaaatgggtccaaatggctctttgggtggtaaaggttgctgacccctggactaggatcttAGAAACCCTAGTTCGAATCCCTATTCtttcatggaaacttgctgggcagTGGCAGACCAGCCATTGGGCAAAataggcagttgcccagggcacacCGATTAtatggtcacgtggggggcatccagcataattttttgtgtttgtgtgtctgtgtgtgtgtatacctcCTTTTGTATATGTCCTTGAATCTTTTTCAAGAAAGGCAGCTTATACATGCATGACCAAATAATTAATAAGTAACCACAATGTGCCATTTAGCCCCAAGTCCCACTGAATGAAGCAGCACTCATTTTTGAGCAAGCAGACATAGAGTCAGGTTCAGTGGGACAAACTGCAGCTGGATCAGAGCCCCAAACTGCATCCAGCATCAACACCCATTTTTAGAACACAAGGGAAATACTTTGCCACCTGCTTAGTCACATGGCTAAGGTCCACAGAGATGTCCGCTCCCGAATTTCCCAAGCCTATCACAAGAATCCTCTGGTCCCGGAATTCTTCGGGATGT encodes:
- the LOC125432357 gene encoding LOW QUALITY PROTEIN: flavin-containing monooxygenase 5-like (The sequence of the model RefSeq protein was modified relative to this genomic sequence to represent the inferred CDS: substituted 1 base at 1 genomic stop codon), producing MAKRVAVIGAGASGLTAIKCCLDEGLQPTCFERSEDIGGLWRFQEYDIDDQASIYKSLTINTSKEMMSYSDFPIPGDFPNYMHHSKVMEYFRMYAKHFRLLECIRFKVRVCQVKKCPDFPITGQWEVVTEMYTGGDQESMHLXCCSLVCYHYHVYPYYPLDSFPGVKKFKGRIIHSREYKHPEEFRDQRILVIGLGNSGADISVDLSHVTKQIFLSTRTGTWVVNRVSDDGYPLDVVHFTRFKTLLRQILPIALVNLWGERKLNTRFNHENYGIKPQHRFLSRYPIAADDLPNAIIAGRVLMKPNVREFTERGVVFEDGSWEENVDVVIFATGYNFAFPFIDESIISVKNNRVPLYKFVFPPHLERPTLAIIGLLQPLGAIMPIAELQARWATRVFKGLIKLPSVDVMMGDIGQKIKKNETWYASSQHVSLQVQYVDHMDELASLSGVRPHLLNLFLTDPKLAWKVFFGPCSPVQFRLNGPGKWEGARDAILTQKERIVKATKTRAVQACSGANAMSAPCLLIRMLGCLAVCAVIVAFL